A region from the Bacillus thuringiensis genome encodes:
- a CDS encoding 5-deoxy-glucuronate isomerase: protein MLGKLGELNEGYNILTEMNGQCSDMLMDIGIYKMSNGKEELLFDNKNETAVLLLEGTIRLEWEGIEQVIQRQSVFEENPWCLHVSKNVKVTITALSDSEVLVQKTDNDQEFASKLYTPNECQSVVAGDGVWEGTAQRVIRTIFDYNNAAYSNMVVGEVISYPGRWSSYPPHHHDQPEVYYYRFNKPQGFGCAMVGEDAYRVVHNSFITIPGELDHPQATAPGYAMYFCWMIRHLENNPWNDRIMEEEHKWLLEPNAKIWPEKE, encoded by the coding sequence ATGTTAGGAAAATTGGGTGAATTAAATGAAGGATATAATATATTAACAGAAATGAACGGTCAATGCAGTGATATGTTAATGGATATAGGCATATATAAGATGTCTAATGGGAAAGAAGAGTTGCTATTTGATAATAAAAATGAAACGGCAGTACTTTTACTAGAAGGGACAATACGTTTAGAGTGGGAAGGAATAGAACAAGTTATTCAAAGACAGTCTGTGTTTGAAGAAAACCCTTGGTGTTTACATGTATCTAAAAATGTGAAGGTTACAATTACTGCTCTTTCAGATAGTGAAGTGCTTGTTCAAAAAACGGATAATGATCAAGAATTTGCGTCTAAGTTATATACGCCAAATGAGTGTCAAAGTGTTGTAGCTGGAGATGGAGTATGGGAGGGAACGGCGCAGCGTGTTATTCGTACGATTTTTGACTATAACAATGCAGCATATTCTAATATGGTAGTAGGCGAGGTTATTTCTTACCCAGGGAGATGGTCTAGTTATCCACCACATCACCATGATCAACCGGAGGTATATTATTATCGTTTTAACAAGCCACAGGGATTTGGGTGTGCAATGGTTGGTGAGGATGCTTATCGCGTTGTACATAATAGCTTTATTACAATTCCGGGTGAGCTAGACCATCCACAAGCAACGGCGCCTGGATATGCCATGTATTTTTGTTGGATGATTCGACATCTTGAGAATAACCCATGGAATGATCGTATCATGGAGGAAGAACACAAGTGGTTATTAGAACCAAACGCGAAAATTTGGCCAGAAAAGGAATAG